In one window of Oryza sativa Japonica Group chromosome 9, ASM3414082v1 DNA:
- the LOC112936338 gene encoding uncharacterized protein, whose amino-acid sequence MNGGKKFGGGRPPTGTPSLAWSSVVVVVSLLAGASIVHNIYKPNMTIPPVESTDGGKQS is encoded by the exons ATGAACGGCGGCAAGAAgttcggcggcggccgcccgccGACGGGGACTCCGTCGCTGGCCTGGTCTtccgtcgtcgtggtcgtctCCCTGCTTGCTGGAGCGTCCATCGTGCACAACATCTACAAGCCCAACATG ACCATTCCACCGGTGGAGAGCACGGATGGGGGCAAGCAGAGCTAG